CAGTTTCCTGATTTTTCAATACGCTTTCTTTTTCTTTTAATTCTGCTAGTTCATTATTCAGGCGATGCAACTCTTCTTTACATTTCTCCAATTCTTTTTCGCCCAACTCAACACCTTTTTGGGCAAACCAATAAACTGCCGTTTCCTTAGACTTTTCTAATTGAAATAAATCTGCTTTGATATTGGTCAGTTCTATGGCAATCTCATTAATCGGCTTTAGTTGTTTAATTTGTTCTTTGGCTTTTTCAATGTTGGTTTTAGCATCCATTAAAGTCAAGAAACTTTCTTTTAGTTGAATGAACTCTGCTTCCGCATCTTGTTCTTCCAGCATATTGGTTCTTATGAAATCATCTAAGTCTTCCAATACTTTCACACCAACAACTTGATTGAACAAAGTCAACGCTTTTGTGGAACGCATTCCAAATAAGTCCGCCAATCTTTCTGCATAAGCATTAGGGCCATCTATGAACTCAATTTTCTTCTTCGTGACATTCGAGTTGTACTTTTTATCTAAAACCTTTTTCCAATTTCCTTTTGAATCGAATTGACCAAAATCAGATTCTACTTCCAGAGGAACGTGAGCAATTCCGAATTGTCGCCTTAATTCATTATTCGAAAACCAACGTACTTGAAAAAGTGTAATTTGTTTTTGGTCAGCATTGGAGAACGAAGCAAGAATTACGGAATATGTGTTTGTATCGCGTAATTTTTGTGTAGAAGTAGAAGTTTTTCCTTCTTCTTGAATATTTCCGTAATGTCCCAACACATAGGTTTCTTCAGTGCGGTCTCCTTTTTTCTCAACTCCCGAAGATTGATTGTAAAAACGGTCTTTTTTTGCAGGAACAATTAGAGTAAGCAATGCGTCAATGTATGTACTCTTTCCAGATGCGTTTGCACCAGTGAGAAGTGAATTATTTCCTTTCGGATTTATTCTAAATACTTTTTCATTAAATGTTCCCCAGTTGTAAACTTCCATATATTGAAGTCTGAACCCCGCTTTGTCGGAACTTGTACTAAACAGACTCAACATAATCTTTTAACTTATTTTCAAAATCTTGTAAAATATCAAGAGTGATTTTTTCTTTGATAATTCTGTGTATTTGGTATTTCGTTTCATTGTCTTTCTTACTGATTTCTTTTAAGTAGCCCAAATCAACAGCCGCATTAATATACCTATCGAGTTCCTTGATAAATCTAACTCTATCATATTTTTCTGGAAGGAATAATTCTAACTCGTCTTTTATCTCTGTATTTGTGATAAATTTTTCGGTTGCTAATTGAGTAGGATTACTGTCAAAATCTTCTAGGCTTTGTCTTAGTACAACGAGCACAATAGACGTTTCAAAACCTATTTGTCGCCTTTGAACTAATCCGAGAGTGTTACCTTCACTATCTTCAAGTTGCTTTACAAAAGCAAATCCTTCATCTTTTTTAACGATTAACTCTAATCCAATTTTGCTAATGTAGTCCTGGATTTCAGTTTGATAATTGATTACATCATCCCATACATTGGAATTTCGTTCTATGGTTGATTTTAACAACCTTACAATGGCTTTGCTAAAAGGAGTAATATGCTTTTCTAAATTGCTCATTTGGTCAAAATAATTTCAGGGATTTTTATTTGTTTCCTGTTGCCCGCATCAAAAACGATACTTTGCGTTTTATCAGGATTGATAACGTGTTTGAATTCTTTCACAATGCCTATATAACCGAACAACTCAGGCAACCCTTTTTCAAGACCACCATAATTTTCTACAATATCTAAAAGTGTGGTCTGCGACTTTTCTTTAAGTACATCTCTTATCCTTTTTCTCAACAATTCCTTATCAATATTAGACTGTGAAAACAGCCGTCCTAATTGATTAGATGATGTAATGTCTTCATTGGCAATTTTGGGTCTGTTGGTGTATGTAACTTCTTCGGATTGCTCTTTCGTGAGTTTGCGTTCAAATGGAATATTTATTTCCGTTCCTGTTTCTAATTCAAATGAAATATCAGGTTTGTTCTTGGATTTACTGATTTCTACAAGTTGCTTCTTGATGTCTTGAATTATTTTTTTCGTGGCTTCTGATTTAGAACTTTCATTCTCACGAATTATACGGCTTAGTTTTTCAGCCATTTTATCATTGGCTTTGTAAACCTTTTGTCCTGAACTATGGAGATGCTTTTTCATTCCTATTAGGAATGTATCCCTTATTGGGATTGATTTTTCTTCTAAAGTTGTGTATAAATCTTTGGTCAGGCTTTCCCATTTGTGCTGTAGGTCTGGATTTAATATGAATGACCAAAAAGCGTAAAAGCTTTTTCCTTGTTGGCTTTCTTTTAATGATTCAAGTGCATCAAAAGTAAATTCCAGTATGTCACTTTTGGATAGGCTTCCGTCAGCGTGTTTTTGATAAATTCCTTTTGTAATTTCTTTAAAGTTGTCTTCAACTTCTTTAAAGTCGGATAATAATTCTTTCGCAGATTGATTGAGTTGATTGAAACGGGGTACGATTTCATATTCTTCAAATACTTTTACGTCTTCTCCGATTTTTATTCGTTGAATTTGTTGTTCAATTTCTAATTTTTTCTCTTCCAACAACTCTATACGCTTTTCGGTATCTTCATTAGTAAACTCAACCAACTCTTTCAATTGATTCAGTATGTTGTTGAATTTGGATTCAGTACCGACAAACTCTTCCTTTTTTAAACTTGCCAACCAATCTATGGTTTTGCTTGAATGTGAAGATAGTTCATAAAAAACTTCACCTTGTTCATCAGGATAATTCGTCAAAAAGCCATTGTTAGTCCAGTTTTGAATATACTTTTTGGCTTTTTCTTCATAGGTGTCAAAAAAATTGATTTCATTTTCTTCATCAATTTCAATTCTCTGTCCTTCTAAAAAGTCCGCTAATTGAGAATGAATATTTTCAGATGAAATGGAGCTTTGTTTATTAATGAAAGTTCTTACTAGAAATTCAATAATCATTTCTCTGTTTCGTAAACGTAACAAACCAACACTTGGTGAAGTGTTTAGCGTGTTTAGTATTTGAGAAATGTCTGCCATATATAATTACTTTCTGTGCGTTGGAAAAAATTCAGGCTCTTTTGCTTGCGAAGCGGTCGCCCGTGCGTTGGGGCAAGCAAATGTGCCTGAATGTGCAGTTGGCATTATATTTTTGTCGTTCATTTTGTTCACTGTCGTTGTCTTTTTAGCATTGGCGGTAATAGTCAGGCGGTAGGCGAAGTCCATCGGATTTCTGCTTACCGACATGTTCGGCGACGGTTCGATTCGCTTTTTATTTTCGCCTGCCGCCTGACTACTGCCGGCAAGATGAGCGAAGCGAATCTTGCTGAACGGTTGAGGCTATATGCAGTAAGGGATTGCGGGCTACTTACCTGTCCACCTACACAAAAGTTTGAGCGGGTCAGAATGCTTGAACTACCACTGAAACCCTTATTGCATATAGCCTATGTTACCATTCGTTTTTAATCATTATCTGGTCTTAATCCTGTCCAATGTCCACTGTTTTTACCCCACTCATGTCTTCGCTTCATTTTTTTCATTTCAACAAATTCTCCTGTCCATGGGTTAAAGGTATAAACATTAAACCTATATATTATTCCTTTTCTGTCCTTCTCTTCAGTATATTCTGTTTTACCTGTCAGGTCGGTAATATAATATCTATATTGTCCGTTATAAAATTCTTTCTTTCCAAATCTTTCCCATGTTAGAAATTCTGAAATCTCGCTTGAATCTGTTACGACCAATCCATGATTTTTTGCAGTTTCAATTGCTCTGTTTTTATCAATATTGAATGAACGTTGGTTTCCCTTTACTTCCTCAAAACCATAATTTCCCCATCTATCATCATCGCTTGGAAAATAATTTCCTAACGAATCCAGTTCAATGCCTAATTCTATTCCTGTTTTATCATTTTTGGAAAGTCGAACCCTATATACAATCCTATAATGATTAGGTTTTCTTGTCATTGGCTCAGTCCAAGAACCAACCATACTTGTTGACCAAACTGTATCTTTGTCATAAACTTTCCATACACCAAACCATGCATTGCCCTCGAACTCAAATCTTACATGATTATTACAGAAGTCCTTACTGTATGTTTTTATAATCAAACTGTCGGCTCTAATTTTCATTTCTTCAAGCATTTCATAATAAGGGTAGAGTGTCCGGTTTACATTACAAATACCCTTATCATGGTCCCACTCGTACATTAAAGTTCCATCTCTTTTATATTCTCTGGAAATTCCAATATACGAGTTGCTATTTTTTCTACCCCAATTTTCATAATGAACTTGTGTCGTATCGTCTATAAACCAAGATATAAACCTTGTAGAATCTTTAAATTTATATGTTTCGTCCCAACATTTGTAAAGCGAGTTTCTAATAATCTCAATTGTTGATGAGTCTGTTTCAATAACTTCCTTAAATGGCTTTTTCTGACTAAAAGCATTTAAAGATAAAAGGAATAATATTGTAAATAATGTCGGTTTCATGTCTTTCTTAAAATGAATGGTAATAGTCTGGCGGTAGGCGAAGTCCACCGGATTTCTGCTTACCGACATGTTCGGCGACGGTTCGATTCGCTTTTTATTTTCGCCTGCCGCCTGACTACTGCCGGCAAGATGAGCGAAGCGAATCTTGCTGAACGGTTGGTGTATAAAGCGTTGGGCATTTCGAAACACTTCACTGTCAAACCGCTGATATGTTGATTAAAAGTTCTCAAGCTCAAATTAACCACTTGCTGCCCAATGATTTATACACATTGTTATAGCCATGTGCTTTATTTTCTGCTGATTATTTTTCAAGCAATAAATTATTTATCTAAATACTTTTGTATTAATTCAAATAGTTCAGATTTTATAATTGGTTTTGATATAAAATCGTTACAACCCGAAGAAATAGCTTTTTCTCTGTCGCCTGACAAAGCATAAGCAGTTTGAGCGAAGATAATTACCTCCTTATTAAACTCGCGTATTCTTTTTGTTGCTTCAAAACCACTTATACCTTGCATTTTTATGTCCATTAAAATAACATCAAAATCTGATTGATTTTTGCATTCTTCAATTGCCTTCTCCCCAGAACTAACATGTGTAATTTTTTCAGCAATATCATTCAATATGGTTTTAAGGTAAATAGAAGAAGTTTCATCGTCTTCAACAATCAGGATTTTACATTGTCTTTTAACTTTAATGTCTTTGTTTTCAGTCTTAGAATTCGAAGTTTTATCCTTTTCATTAATAAAATTGGGTATTGTAAAACAAAATTCAGAACCTTGTCCTTCGGTTGATTCAACCCAAATCTCGCCTCCAAGCATTTCTACATACGATTTTGCTATGGCAAGTCCAAGTCCTGAACCTTCAAAAACCCGTGTGTCCTCAATATCTGCCTGTTCAAAGCGATTAAAGATTGCAGCTTGACGTTGTTTTGGAATTCCGATTCCGGTGTCTTTAACACAGAATTTAATAAAACCATTTTTAAAACAACAACTTACTGCTATATTTCCTTTTTCGGTAAATTTGATGGCATTTTTAATCAGGTTAGTAAGTATCGATTCAAATTTTGCTTTGTCAGTGGTAAGGATTATATCTGTCTCCAGATTCTCATTATGATAATTCAGATTTAATCCCTTTTTCTGAGTCTGGACTTGAAAAAACTCAAGAATACTGTGTACTACTTCATTAACATTAATTTCAGATTTTTTTATCTCAATAATGCCGGCTTCAATTTTCGATATTTCAACAATATCGTTCACCGTATTTAACATACGTTCGCCGCTTTTATGGATGATTCGAATGTATTCATCTTTTGTTTCGTCACTCAAATTTGGTTCTAAAAGTAAGCTGGTAAATCCAAGAATACCATTCATTGGTGTTCTGATTTCATGGCTCATGTTGGCTAAAAATGCCGATTTTAGGCGGTTGCTTTCTTCGGCTTTATCCCTTGCCGTAATGAGCTCTTCCAACATCCTTTTCTTTTCGGAGATATCTACATTAATGGATACAATATGGGAAAGTTCTCCTGTGCTGCTCTGAATGGGAGAAACAATAGATTTTTCCCAGTAAAACTCTCCATTCTTCTTCCTGTTTTGGTAATCGCCCACCCAGTCTTTTCCAGAGTGGATGCAATACCATAACTGGTTATGCTCAAATTCTGATAGTTTTCCTGGTTTAAGAATTCGTAATTTCGTGTCAACCACATCGTTTAACGAATATCCGGAGAGTTCTGTAAAACAGGGGTTAGTATATTTTATATTCCCTTCTGCATCTGTAATAACCACCGAAACAGAACTTGTTTCTATGGCACGATTGAGGAGTTTTAGTTTATCTTCCGTTTTTTTCTTTTCAGAAATATCATGAACTATAGAATGGAGAAATTCTTTATCTCCAATTTGAATTCCGCTACTGAAAACCTCAACATCCACCAGACTGCCATCAGCCTTGCGATGCACAAACTCAAAGAAAGTCTTTTTATGTTTTCTTGCCCTTTCAAGTTCTTTTTTTAGAATTTCCACTGGCAAATTATTTATTTGTGAGATATTCATTCTCTTAAGTGTTTTTTCCGACCAGCCATAAAAGGTGGCAGCAGATTTATTGGCATCAACAATATTTCCAGTTTCCGGGTCAATGATTAGTTTGACTGCGGCATGTTTCTCAAAAAGATTACGTGATGCCTTCTCATTCCTGATAGCATTGTCCCCGGCAATAACCAACTCATGAGTTTTGATGCGAATCTGCTTTTTAAGGTAAATGTTAAATTTAATTGCCAACAGAAAAACTACTGCAAGTATGACCGCTATACCCCAAACAAAAATTTTATTTCTTTCATAAAAAGTTGGCTTGTTAAGGATATCAAATTGAATCCAGCGATTTTTTATTTCCTGTCGTTGTTCTTCGGTTATAGTGCCAAGTAGTTTGTCTAGTATGGAAGCCAATAGGGGTTTTTGTTTTATGCTCGCAAACCGTAAGTTCCAATTAAAATCCAATTGCCTGGCGAATTTCAGATTAGTAATACCATGCTTTTCCACAAGGTAACTGGCAGTCATCAAATCAATCACTGCTCCATCAGTTTCGGTATATGAAGTCGACATAAGTGCCGAAAAATCAAAATTATATTTTAATATTTGAGCATTGGGGAACTGCTGCCGTATATACTCAGTACTCGTATAATTCTCCATACAGGCAAGCTTCATTGTACCAATGTGCTCATCGCTAAGAGAGGCATTGTAGTCATTTCTCACAATTATCCCTATGGTACTTTTGTGAAAGACTTGGGTAAAACACAAATAAGCATCCCTGTCGGAAGTTTGTTGAATGGCGCCTACGAAATCGACTTCTGAGTTTTTTAATGCTTCAATTATTTCTGTCCAGTTTTGATAGTAAACCGGTTGAAAGGTTACACCAAGTTTCTGCTCGAATATTTTTATATAGTCTGATACTAATCCAAGATGAACGCCATCTTCAACATAATCACCAGGAGGCCATGATGGATTAGGCGCATAACGGATATTGTGTCTGTTGCTATTGAGCCATGCAATCTCCTCCGAGGTAAGCAGAGAATCGAGGTTGATGGTTTGTCCAATCAAACGGGGTTGAATGAAAATCATTAGGATGAAAAATAGCAGAATTTTTATTCCCGGGCAGAACAAGCAATTACCTAATCTCTTTGATTTTCTTTTAGAAGCATTAATACATGTTGTTAATAAGTCCATAATTTCTTCAATTTTAACAATATATTTTTTTGTACCCAGAAGGCATGTTCATTGTTACAACATCTCTACTTTTTATATATTGTAGAGTTGATTTATTGAATGTTTTTATTTCATTCAGCATTGGCTATAATAGTCAGGCGGTAGGCGAAGTCCACCGGATTTCTGCATACCGACATGTTCGGCGACGGTTCGATTCGCTTTTTATTTTCGCCTGCCGCCTGACTATTCAGCAAGATGAGCGAAGCGAATCTTGCTGAACAATTATATAAACGCAATTGAATAGTTTTTATTAAATAAATTTGTTACTATTGCGTATAACCAACTAAAATAATATTGCAAAACGAAATTTTATTTACTATTGCGTTTATCTGCCCTATGAGTTTAATTGTAGAATATGAAAAATTGTTGTCAATTAAGAGATATAGTTTGTCAACTATTAAAGTGTACAAGTTTGCACTTAGAAAGTTTTTAAATTCATTTCCGGGTAGGGACCCACTAACTATTAGCATTAAAGAAATTGAATATTTTATTAGTTTGCAAGCTACATCTAATTCCATTTCGCAATCGTACCAAAAGCAATTGGTTGGGGCTATTAAGTTCCTGTATAATGATATATATAGAAAAAATATAAATTTGAATTACCTTTATCCTGATAGACGAGAACACAAATTACCAAATGTTCTATCAAAAGAGGAGGTTTCATGCGTTATTAATTCAATCAACAATTTGAAGCATAAAGCAATAATATCTACTATTTATGCCTGCGGATTAAGATTGGATGAATTGCTTGAATTAAGAGTCAAAAATATTGATTCAAAAAGAATGCTTGTAAAAGTTGAGAAAGGTAAAGGTAAGAAAGACAGGTTTGTAATGCTTTCAGAAAAACTATTATTACTTCTGCGTGAATACTATAGTGAGTACAAGCAGAAGGATTTCCTTTTTGAAGGACAAAAAGGTGGGAAATATTCACCTCGCTCTGTTCAATCAATTTTTAAAACGGCTCTAAAAACTCAAAAAATCTCTAAAGACGCTAGTATCCATACACTTAGGCATAGTTTTGCCACTCATTTATTAGAAGCCGGAACAGACATAAGAGTAATACAACAATTACTAGGGCATAGCTCTATCAAAACTACTCAAATATATACTCAAGTAAGTTCTTCGAATATTGCAAATGTTATAAGTCCATTAGATAGTTTGTAAATTGTTTTTCAAGAATAACCAAACAAAAAAATGCCCAACATTTCAAAAAATATTGTACATTTCACATTTTGTCAGAGAAGTGTAAAATTATTTTCAATCATGACATTTCCATTAATTTGTATTTGCAACAGATGTGCTCCCGGATATAGCGTTCGTGTGGTCATAAATTGCTTCATTAAATGCCTTTTTGATATGTTTACCGATTCACCCTCATTTAAGTTTACTTGCTTTAATTTAAAAACCTTTTTACTTTTCATTTCGCCTGCTTTATTCACGAAAGTAATCACATAATCGAGTATTATTGGTACATTTTTGTTAGCTTTGATTTCCAGACTAAATTCCAAATAAGTATTCATTTTCACTTTTTCGGTTAAAGCAAAAGAATTGATAATTATTGGCGGGTTTTGCCTGATACCAATAAATTCAAACGCTTCATTATTGCCGGATTTTATAAGCGTACGTAACGAATGCTTAATTATAAAATCCATCTCATTATCACTTTGTGAATTTGAGTTTTTCCACTTTTTTAAAGTCTCAAGAACTAACCCTGGATTTATTTTGGAAATATCATTTAAATGATTTGCTACTGAACGTGTTACAAATCGGGTTGAATCAGAAAAAAGCAAATCCAGAACCGGAATCGTCTGTTCAACATTCAGATTTATTTTTTGACTCCATGGCAATTTTGGTCTTGTACCTTCACAAGCAAGTCTGCGTACGTGATAATGCGGGTGTTTTGCCCATTCTGTAACTCTTTCTAAAGTTCTTTGTGGAAAAGTATTTATAAAATATCTTATAGCGTATTCTGCTGAAAACCGCATAGTGATTTGCTCAAGTGCATCAAAGGATATTTCAAGATAATTTTCATTACAACCATTCAAAACAACAAATTGTGCATAAGTAGAATAAATAAAATCTCCAAAATCGTTGTCAGTTAAATCCGGATTACATGGATTTGGCAGTGAGCATAGTAAAATGTTTAATGCTTCGGGATATGATTCCGGCAAATACTTACTTAAGCTGTAAGCTATATGTACAATACGTTCTTTTAGTTCTAAACTTGGAAAAGCGTCAAGTGTTTCATTGACAAACTTTTCATTTTGAAATTCCGGGTACACCTTAGCAATCTCATTTGAAATCAACTGGATTTTTTCGCGATTAAACAAATGGTCTTTCAGACTGAATTTTTCTGAACTTAGTTCATTCATTAAATTATCACTCATTTTTTTTCTTTAACAATTTTAATATATTCCAATTATGGAGTAATCATTAATTATTTATATGCAGGATAGTCAATATATCCTTCGTCTCCACCGCCGTAGAATGTCTTTTTGTCTGCCTCGGCAAGTGGATAATCGTTTGCGAATCTTTCGGGTAAATCCGGATTTGAAATATACAAGTTTCCATATGAAATCAAATCAGCTATGCCTTCTTTGATATATTTTTCACCGCTTTCTCTGGTATGGCCGGCATTACTAATCAAAGTGCCGTTATAAATTGGCCTGAAAAATTCTGCAACATTTGTTATATAATTTGGTTTGTCACTGACATCTGTTTGAGGCTCCATCAGATGAATATAAGCAAGATTATAATCATTCAATTTCTTAATTAAATATGAAAAGGTTTCTTTAGGATTGTCATCGTGCATATCATTAAAAATATTGCTCGGAGATAGTTTAATCCCAACCCGATTACTTTCCCAGACTGACTGCACCGCATCAATAACCTCAAGAGCAAATCTTGAACGATTCTCTATACTTCCTCCATACTCATCAGTTCTTAAGTTCGAGCCTGTGCACAGAAACTGGTCAATTAAATAACCAAATGCACCATGAATATCTACGCCATCGAATCCGCATTCTTTTGCTGATTCAGCAGCTGTACGAAACTCCTCAATAGTCTGCTTAATATCGTCCAGTGTCATTTCTTTCGGTGTTGAAAATTCCAGAAAGCCGTTTTGTGTATAAGTTTTACCGACTGCTGCTTTTGCTGATGGTGCAAGTGGCTGGTTTCCGTTGTGGAAATCGCTGTGGGAAATTCGTCCTACATGCCATAGTTGCAGAAAAATCTTTCCACCTTTATTATGGACAGCCTCAACTACTTTTTTCCACTCATTTTTTTGTTCATTAGTATAAATTCCGGGAGTCCAAAGGTACCCGATTCCACGAGGTGAAACCTGAGTACCTTCGGTGATTATCAATCCTGCTGATGCTCTCTGCCCGTAGTATAATGGCGCTTTTTCATTAGGTATGTTGTCAGTAAATGCTCTGCTGCGTGTCATTGGCGCCATGACAGTTTTATTCTTTAATTCTATGTTGCCAAGTTTATATGGCTTAAGCAATTCAAGGTTATTCATAATAATTTCCCGATTTTTTTAAATTACATTTGTTTAATTTTGCCTGCAAGTGAAAGCTCAAATTTGATATCATCACTGATGGCTTTATCGCCTAAATTGTCAAAGAAACTGCCTGAGCCGTATCTAATATCCCATTTTGCTCTGTTAATTGTAAAGTTTGCGTTTGCTTTGAAACCATTTCCATCGAAATTGATCTCAGCCGGAAAACCGATTTCATGAGTAATACCTTTGATTGTTAATTCTCCTGTAACCCAGTGTTTGCCTTTTTCATCTTTCTTAGGTGTGTAGTCTTTGATAGATTTTAACTTGAAAGTTGAAGTATTGTGTTTGTCAACTGAGAAAAAGTCATCTGATTTTAAATGGCCTAAAAGTTTAGCATTGGTAGCTTCATCTTTCAAGTCATCAACTTTGATTGTAGTCATATCTATTGTAAATGTTCCAGTGAAATTGCTGCCTGTTTTCTTCATTTCGCCAGTCTTAATCTGTACTGTACCCCAGTGTTTGCCTAAGACTTTTTCGCCTGTCCACTTAAGGTTGCTGGCTTTTGAGTCTACTGCGTAATCTTGAGCTAAAACTGCACTGCCGAAAAATGCAAGTGCTAATGCTACTGTCATGAAAAATTTTAACATAATAAAATCTCCTATAAAAAATATTTTAAAAAAAAGTTTAACATCTGAATCTATCCAATAAATCATTTAATAAAAGCGCTTCTTCGCTAGTGATATTCTCAAAATCTTTCTGCCTGACATTCATAATATTATCAAGTTCGCCAAGCATTTCAAGACCTTTGTCGGTAATAGTTACTCTGACTTGTCTTCTATCTTCATCATTTTCCTTACGTTCGACCAAACCTTTGATCCGAAGCTTCTCGACTAATCTTGAAGCGTTTGACATTCTGTCCAGCATCCTTTCCTGAAGCATAGTCATTGAAGCACAATTTGGATGTTGTCCTCGTAATATCCTTAGAATGTTGAACTGCTGCCCGGATATATTGTATGGCTT
This window of the Ignavibacteriota bacterium genome carries:
- a CDS encoding DUF4194 domain-containing protein; amino-acid sequence: MSNLEKHITPFSKAIVRLLKSTIERNSNVWDDVINYQTEIQDYISKIGLELIVKKDEGFAFVKQLEDSEGNTLGLVQRRQIGFETSIVLVVLRQSLEDFDSNPTQLATEKFITNTEIKDELELFLPEKYDRVRFIKELDRYINAAVDLGYLKEISKKDNETKYQIHRIIKEKITLDILQDFENKLKDYVESV
- a CDS encoding DUF3375 domain-containing protein, whose translation is MADISQILNTLNTSPSVGLLRLRNREMIIEFLVRTFINKQSSISSENIHSQLADFLEGQRIEIDEENEINFFDTYEEKAKKYIQNWTNNGFLTNYPDEQGEVFYELSSHSSKTIDWLASLKKEEFVGTESKFNNILNQLKELVEFTNEDTEKRIELLEEKKLEIEQQIQRIKIGEDVKVFEEYEIVPRFNQLNQSAKELLSDFKEVEDNFKEITKGIYQKHADGSLSKSDILEFTFDALESLKESQQGKSFYAFWSFILNPDLQHKWESLTKDLYTTLEEKSIPIRDTFLIGMKKHLHSSGQKVYKANDKMAEKLSRIIRENESSKSEATKKIIQDIKKQLVEISKSKNKPDISFELETGTEINIPFERKLTKEQSEEVTYTNRPKIANEDITSSNQLGRLFSQSNIDKELLRKRIRDVLKEKSQTTLLDIVENYGGLEKGLPELFGYIGIVKEFKHVINPDKTQSIVFDAGNRKQIKIPEIILTK
- a CDS encoding PAS domain S-box protein, whose translation is MDLLTTCINASKRKSKRLGNCLFCPGIKILLFFILMIFIQPRLIGQTINLDSLLTSEEIAWLNSNRHNIRYAPNPSWPPGDYVEDGVHLGLVSDYIKIFEQKLGVTFQPVYYQNWTEIIEALKNSEVDFVGAIQQTSDRDAYLCFTQVFHKSTIGIIVRNDYNASLSDEHIGTMKLACMENYTSTEYIRQQFPNAQILKYNFDFSALMSTSYTETDGAVIDLMTASYLVEKHGITNLKFARQLDFNWNLRFASIKQKPLLASILDKLLGTITEEQRQEIKNRWIQFDILNKPTFYERNKIFVWGIAVILAVVFLLAIKFNIYLKKQIRIKTHELVIAGDNAIRNEKASRNLFEKHAAVKLIIDPETGNIVDANKSAATFYGWSEKTLKRMNISQINNLPVEILKKELERARKHKKTFFEFVHRKADGSLVDVEVFSSGIQIGDKEFLHSIVHDISEKKKTEDKLKLLNRAIETSSVSVVITDAEGNIKYTNPCFTELSGYSLNDVVDTKLRILKPGKLSEFEHNQLWYCIHSGKDWVGDYQNRKKNGEFYWEKSIVSPIQSSTGELSHIVSINVDISEKKRMLEELITARDKAEESNRLKSAFLANMSHEIRTPMNGILGFTSLLLEPNLSDETKDEYIRIIHKSGERMLNTVNDIVEISKIEAGIIEIKKSEINVNEVVHSILEFFQVQTQKKGLNLNYHNENLETDIILTTDKAKFESILTNLIKNAIKFTEKGNIAVSCCFKNGFIKFCVKDTGIGIPKQRQAAIFNRFEQADIEDTRVFEGSGLGLAIAKSYVEMLGGEIWVESTEGQGSEFCFTIPNFINEKDKTSNSKTENKDIKVKRQCKILIVEDDETSSIYLKTILNDIAEKITHVSSGEKAIEECKNQSDFDVILMDIKMQGISGFEATKRIREFNKEVIIFAQTAYALSGDREKAISSGCNDFISKPIIKSELFELIQKYLDK
- a CDS encoding tyrosine-type recombinase/integrase, with the translated sequence MSLIVEYEKLLSIKRYSLSTIKVYKFALRKFLNSFPGRDPLTISIKEIEYFISLQATSNSISQSYQKQLVGAIKFLYNDIYRKNINLNYLYPDRREHKLPNVLSKEEVSCVINSINNLKHKAIISTIYACGLRLDELLELRVKNIDSKRMLVKVEKGKGKKDRFVMLSEKLLLLLREYYSEYKQKDFLFEGQKGGKYSPRSVQSIFKTALKTQKISKDASIHTLRHSFATHLLEAGTDIRVIQQLLGHSSIKTTQIYTQVSSSNIANVISPLDSL
- a CDS encoding DNA alkylation repair protein, with the translated sequence MSDNLMNELSSEKFSLKDHLFNREKIQLISNEIAKVYPEFQNEKFVNETLDAFPSLELKERIVHIAYSLSKYLPESYPEALNILLCSLPNPCNPDLTDNDFGDFIYSTYAQFVVLNGCNENYLEISFDALEQITMRFSAEYAIRYFINTFPQRTLERVTEWAKHPHYHVRRLACEGTRPKLPWSQKINLNVEQTIPVLDLLFSDSTRFVTRSVANHLNDISKINPGLVLETLKKWKNSNSQSDNEMDFIIKHSLRTLIKSGNNEAFEFIGIRQNPPIIINSFALTEKVKMNTYLEFSLEIKANKNVPIILDYVITFVNKAGEMKSKKVFKLKQVNLNEGESVNISKRHLMKQFMTTRTLYPGAHLLQIQINGNVMIENNFTLL
- a CDS encoding alkene reductase → MNNLELLKPYKLGNIELKNKTVMAPMTRSRAFTDNIPNEKAPLYYGQRASAGLIITEGTQVSPRGIGYLWTPGIYTNEQKNEWKKVVEAVHNKGGKIFLQLWHVGRISHSDFHNGNQPLAPSAKAAVGKTYTQNGFLEFSTPKEMTLDDIKQTIEEFRTAAESAKECGFDGVDIHGAFGYLIDQFLCTGSNLRTDEYGGSIENRSRFALEVIDAVQSVWESNRVGIKLSPSNIFNDMHDDNPKETFSYLIKKLNDYNLAYIHLMEPQTDVSDKPNYITNVAEFFRPIYNGTLISNAGHTRESGEKYIKEGIADLISYGNLYISNPDLPERFANDYPLAEADKKTFYGGGDEGYIDYPAYK
- a CDS encoding YceI family protein, with product MLKFFMTVALALAFFGSAVLAQDYAVDSKASNLKWTGEKVLGKHWGTVQIKTGEMKKTGSNFTGTFTIDMTTIKVDDLKDEATNAKLLGHLKSDDFFSVDKHNTSTFKLKSIKDYTPKKDEKGKHWVTGELTIKGITHEIGFPAEINFDGNGFKANANFTINRAKWDIRYGSGSFFDNLGDKAISDDIKFELSLAGKIKQM
- a CDS encoding winged helix DNA-binding protein, producing MKLEDEIKQSKFHSEYHKLVINLLFTSKWIEQKNAEVLKPYNISGQQFNILRILRGQHPNCASMTMLQERMLDRMSNASRLVEKLRIKGLVERKENDEDRRQVRVTITDKGLEMLGELDNIMNVRQKDFENITSEEALLLNDLLDRFRC